In Candidatus Cloacimonadota bacterium, the following are encoded in one genomic region:
- a CDS encoding DUF362 domain-containing protein — MYPAKDEILFIKLPAKSNLDKRKSALEKILAEIDFSKFISEKDKVGIKTHIGDVNNTTHISPELIAIGVKKVKEQKALPFITETSTLYSGPRSNAITHLELAQKHGFNYETLDAPFIMCDGLFGNTEIEVPIKGILFDKVNIARDAVLCDALIVVTHPTGHIVSGVGACIKNVGMGLSSRKGKMHQHSSIKPFIKPEECTLCGQCIKWCPVQAISEIDGAAKIDGNICIGCGECLTLCKFFAVKFNWGNGSEELQKMMAEYALGALENKKGKALFINILTDMTKDCDCMSIKQEPIIDDIGILVGIDPVAIDQATLDLTRKFNDQNLGRFSHPNLNPEIQLEHAEKIGLGSRKYKLKEI; from the coding sequence ATGTATCCTGCAAAAGATGAAATTCTATTTATTAAATTGCCGGCAAAAAGCAATTTGGATAAAAGAAAATCTGCGTTAGAAAAAATATTAGCGGAAATTGATTTTTCAAAATTTATTTCCGAAAAAGATAAAGTCGGCATAAAAACACATATCGGAGATGTAAACAACACGACTCACATTTCTCCAGAATTGATCGCAATTGGCGTAAAAAAAGTAAAAGAACAGAAAGCTCTGCCATTTATTACAGAAACCTCTACCCTATATTCGGGACCAAGATCAAATGCTATCACGCATCTGGAATTAGCACAAAAACATGGATTTAATTATGAAACTTTGGATGCACCGTTCATAATGTGCGATGGCCTTTTTGGAAATACCGAAATAGAAGTTCCCATCAAAGGGATCTTATTCGATAAAGTTAATATTGCTCGCGATGCTGTTTTATGCGATGCCCTGATCGTTGTTACTCATCCAACCGGCCATATAGTTTCGGGGGTTGGAGCTTGCATAAAAAATGTAGGAATGGGGCTTTCCAGCCGCAAAGGAAAAATGCATCAACATTCTTCTATCAAACCGTTCATTAAACCCGAAGAATGTACACTTTGCGGACAATGCATCAAATGGTGTCCTGTTCAGGCAATATCAGAAATCGATGGAGCAGCAAAAATTGATGGAAACATCTGCATCGGCTGTGGAGAATGCTTAACGCTCTGCAAATTCTTTGCAGTAAAATTCAACTGGGGAAACGGATCAGAAGAATTGCAGAAAATGATGGCAGAATATGCTTTAGGAGCATTGGAAAATAAAAAAGGTAAAGCTCTTTTCATTAATATTCTTACAGATATGACCAAAGATTGTGACTGCATGAGCATCAAACAAGAACCGATTATCGATGATATTGGAATTCTGGTGGGAATCGATCCTGTTGCTATCGACCAGGCAACATTAGATCTAACCCGGAAATTTAACGATCAGAATCTTGGTAGATTTTCACATCCAAATTTGAATCCTGAAATCCAACTTGAACATGCCGAAAAAATTGGTTTGGGAAGCAGAAAGTATAAGCTGAAAGAAATTTAA
- a CDS encoding response regulator: protein MYRIMIVEDEVMISEDIKKTLIQMEYDVVGVCASGEDAISLAINEKPDLIIMDIMLEGKISGIEAAKRIQKQKDIPVIFLTAYADDKTIQTATEAEPYFYLVKPFNENDLKAAIQITFVKNEASKKLKVSNTKFTSLFLGNPEPAAYVDLKYRVIEINIRFTEVFGYKQNEAKDKLIFDLIVPDDKRREAKELSQGKMKKVMNFETVRKDKNENLIPVLVSTSPIIIDEKPTGMIITYRDISKLKKAEKEKEKLIQDLQKALHEVKTLSGLIPICSHCKKVRDDGGYWDQVENYIARHANVDFSHGICPDCMRQYYPEMYDKMKKKGEVK from the coding sequence ATGTACAGGATAATGATAGTAGAAGATGAAGTAATGATTTCTGAAGATATAAAAAAAACTTTGATTCAAATGGAATATGACGTAGTCGGTGTTTGTGCATCAGGCGAAGATGCAATCAGTCTTGCCATCAATGAAAAACCTGATCTGATCATCATGGACATAATGCTGGAAGGCAAGATTTCTGGAATCGAAGCTGCTAAAAGAATACAGAAACAGAAAGATATACCTGTCATTTTCTTAACTGCTTACGCTGATGATAAAACCATCCAAACAGCAACAGAAGCCGAACCTTATTTTTATCTGGTAAAACCGTTCAATGAAAATGATTTGAAAGCTGCTATCCAGATAACTTTTGTAAAAAATGAAGCTTCAAAAAAATTAAAGGTTAGTAACACCAAGTTCACCAGCCTGTTTTTAGGAAATCCTGAACCTGCAGCTTACGTAGATTTAAAATATCGAGTAATTGAAATAAATATACGTTTCACAGAAGTATTTGGATATAAACAAAATGAAGCCAAGGATAAACTTATTTTCGATCTTATCGTTCCCGATGATAAACGCAGAGAAGCAAAAGAACTCAGCCAGGGAAAAATGAAAAAAGTGATGAATTTTGAAACTGTAAGAAAAGATAAAAATGAAAATTTGATTCCGGTTCTGGTTTCCACTTCACCGATAATTATCGATGAAAAACCAACTGGAATGATAATTACTTACCGTGATATTTCCAAACTGAAAAAAGCAGAAAAAGAAAAAGAAAAATTGATACAAGATCTACAAAAGGCTCTGCATGAAGTTAAAACTCTCAGCGGTCTTATTCCCATTTGTTCGCATTGCAAGAAAGTTCGTGATGATGGTGGTTATTGGGATCAGGTAGAAAATTATATCGCCAGACATGCCAATGTAGATTTCAGTCATGGAATCTGTCCTGATTGTATGCGGCAATATTATCCGGAAATGTATGATAAAATGAAGAAAAAGGGAGAAGTGAAATAA